Proteins from a genomic interval of Clostridium scatologenes:
- a CDS encoding efflux RND transporter periplasmic adaptor subunit: MESKFKFIKNKKKLGIIVIVLIIIIIIGISSYSKAQKSQIKSVSISKVIKKNIAQSTVVSGTIQPNYRNEITLSNTQKVSKVLVTEGQDVKKDDVLVQMDSSDYKNELNKVKSELSNAQGAVSQAQVPGGQERNGSGSISTSSIKAQVDSLNEKITQCDIKAGVDGKVVKVDVKEGQVPQTGDKIIVDDNSKYKVSIDMSQYDAMKVLKGQKAIVKIKGNDKMKYIGSVTDVGQIAQTKMDDKNAQQEAKVNVIVTLDNAGTSDNIKSGYKADVEVVFNEKQNAIVMGVDNIKQDKSTKRKYVYIVNSENKVSKKYIKTGIETDDAVEIISGLAQSEKYVTNPSDSLKDGDIVKDASKAQTGGKNK, translated from the coding sequence ATGGAATCCAAGTTTAAATTTATAAAAAACAAGAAGAAATTGGGGATTATAGTAATTGTCCTAATTATAATTATAATAATTGGAATATCTTCTTATTCAAAGGCTCAAAAATCTCAAATAAAAAGCGTGAGCATATCTAAGGTTATCAAAAAAAATATAGCTCAAAGTACTGTGGTTTCTGGAACTATACAACCTAATTATAGAAATGAAATAACTTTGAGTAATACTCAAAAGGTGTCAAAAGTGTTAGTGACAGAAGGACAAGATGTAAAAAAGGATGATGTCTTGGTTCAAATGGATTCATCTGATTATAAAAATGAATTAAATAAAGTAAAATCAGAGTTAAGTAATGCTCAAGGTGCAGTGTCACAGGCACAAGTTCCAGGAGGACAGGAAAGAAATGGCAGTGGATCAATTTCAACAAGTTCTATAAAAGCCCAAGTTGATAGCTTAAATGAAAAAATAACTCAATGTGACATAAAAGCTGGTGTAGATGGAAAAGTGGTAAAAGTTGATGTAAAAGAAGGTCAAGTTCCACAAACAGGTGATAAGATAATAGTAGACGATAACTCAAAGTATAAAGTTTCTATAGATATGAGTCAATATGATGCTATGAAAGTTTTAAAGGGACAAAAGGCTATTGTTAAAATAAAAGGAAATGACAAAATGAAATATATTGGTTCTGTTACGGATGTTGGTCAAATAGCCCAAACAAAGATGGATGATAAAAATGCACAACAGGAAGCTAAGGTAAATGTTATAGTAACTCTTGATAATGCAGGTACAAGTGACAATATAAAATCAGGATATAAAGCTGATGTAGAAGTTGTATTTAATGAAAAACAAAATGCAATTGTTATGGGTGTAGATAATATAAAACAAGATAAGTCTACAAAAAGAAAGTATGTTTACATAGTAAATTCTGAAAACAAAGTTTCAAAAAAATATATAAAAACTGGAATTGAAACTGATGATGCAGTAGAAATTATAAGTGGTCTTGCACAGAGCGAAAAATATGTAACAAATCCTTCTGATTCACTTAAAGATGGTGATATTGTAAAAGATGCTTCAAAGGCTCAAACAGGAGGGAAGAATAAGTGA
- a CDS encoding ABC transporter ATP-binding protein: MIIKLENLVKVYDTGSIKLRALKEINLQIEKEEYVAIMGASGSGKSTLMNVLGCLDKLTEGKYYLEDVDVSSLDDNSLAEIRNKKIGFVFQAFNLLPKLTAVENVELPMMYAGIPRHVREKQAKIALDRVGLSDRIRHRPNEMSGGQKQRVAIARALANSPSIILADEPTGNLDSVSSEEIMGIFQGLNDEGVTIVMVTHEADIAMHTKRNVIFKDGTIISDSLVANRTIVRGQK; this comes from the coding sequence GTGATAATTAAATTAGAGAATTTAGTTAAAGTATATGATACTGGATCAATAAAACTTAGAGCTTTAAAGGAAATTAATTTACAAATTGAAAAAGAAGAATATGTAGCTATAATGGGTGCTTCTGGATCTGGAAAATCTACTCTTATGAATGTTCTTGGATGTTTGGATAAACTTACAGAGGGAAAGTATTACTTGGAAGATGTGGATGTTTCTTCACTGGATGACAATAGCTTAGCTGAAATAAGAAATAAAAAAATAGGATTTGTATTCCAAGCATTTAATTTACTTCCCAAACTTACAGCTGTGGAAAATGTTGAACTTCCAATGATGTATGCAGGAATACCTAGGCATGTAAGAGAAAAGCAAGCAAAAATAGCTTTAGACAGAGTTGGACTATCTGATAGAATTCGTCACAGACCTAATGAAATGTCTGGAGGTCAAAAACAGAGAGTTGCTATTGCAAGAGCTTTAGCTAATAGTCCATCTATAATACTTGCAGATGAACCTACTGGAAACTTAGATAGTGTTTCAAGCGAGGAAATAATGGGTATTTTTCAAGGGTTAAATGATGAAGGTGTAACCATTGTTATGGTTACACATGAAGCTGATATAGCCATGCATACAAAGAGAAATGTAATTTTTAAAGATGGAACTATAATTTCTGACAGTTTAGTTGCAAATAGGACTATAGTTAGGGGGCAGAAATAA
- a CDS encoding ABC transporter permease: MNVEEGFKSALQSIKSNKLRSLLTMLGIIIGISSVITIVSIGAGAKEYIAGEFQGAGSNVINVHLNQSSDKSIEKKDFFTMEDIDIIKDKIPEVTQVVPMLSGSGNLKVQNKSRRAGIVASTEGYDKLSGIKMISGRFLNQHDVDARSSAAIIDEKTAGKLFRGTDNAIGEDIELTSDNGEVNFHIVGVYKDPNSNLGEASDNASGGVFIPITTADRLITNTSISYMSVMLSDMSKADQISSSIIRTLESKHQSKGIYVAENGFKGLEAVTKGLSVITAILGAIAAISLLVGGIGVMNIMLVSVTERTREIGIRKAIGAKTRDIKVQFLMESVILCLIGGIIGTVFGITTGKIVGAFLKIHIPISIGIILIAFSFSSAIGIFFGLYPASKAAKLDPIEALRYE; encoded by the coding sequence ATGAATGTGGAAGAAGGTTTTAAATCTGCACTGCAAAGCATAAAGTCAAATAAATTAAGATCTTTGCTAACCATGCTTGGAATAATAATAGGAATATCTTCTGTAATAACTATAGTTTCTATAGGTGCTGGAGCAAAAGAATATATTGCAGGGGAGTTTCAAGGAGCAGGTAGTAATGTAATTAATGTGCATTTAAATCAATCTTCAGACAAATCCATAGAAAAGAAGGATTTCTTTACTATGGAGGATATTGATATTATAAAGGATAAAATACCTGAAGTTACACAGGTAGTTCCAATGCTTTCAGGTAGTGGGAATTTGAAGGTTCAGAATAAATCTAGGCGTGCAGGAATTGTAGCATCCACAGAAGGATATGACAAGCTTTCAGGCATAAAAATGATCAGTGGAAGATTTTTAAATCAACATGATGTAGATGCAAGATCTAGTGCAGCAATTATAGATGAAAAGACAGCTGGAAAGTTATTTCGTGGAACTGATAATGCAATTGGAGAGGATATTGAGCTCACATCGGATAATGGAGAAGTAAATTTTCATATAGTTGGTGTATATAAGGATCCTAATTCAAATTTAGGAGAAGCATCAGATAATGCTTCTGGTGGAGTATTCATACCTATAACAACAGCGGATAGGTTGATTACCAATACTAGTATTAGTTATATGTCAGTAATGTTATCAGATATGAGTAAAGCAGATCAAATAAGCTCTAGTATAATAAGAACTCTTGAAAGTAAACATCAAAGTAAAGGTATATATGTAGCTGAAAATGGATTTAAAGGACTTGAAGCTGTAACCAAAGGGTTAAGTGTTATAACAGCTATACTTGGTGCTATTGCAGCTATATCACTCTTAGTAGGTGGTATAGGAGTTATGAATATAATGCTTGTATCTGTAACAGAGAGAACTAGAGAAATTGGTATAAGAAAAGCAATTGGAGCAAAAACACGTGATATAAAAGTGCAATTTCTTATGGAGTCTGTGATATTATGTCTTATAGGTGGAATAATTGGTACTGTTTTTGGTATAACTACAGGAAAGATTGTTGGAGCATTCTTAAAAATACATATTCCAATATCAATTGGAATAATACTAATAGCATTTTCATTTTCATCAGCAATTGGAATATTCTTTGGATTATATCCAGCCAGCAAAGCAGCAAAGTTAGATCCTATTGAAGCTTTGAGATATGAATAA
- a CDS encoding ABC transporter substrate-binding protein codes for MLGWRKNKRKLTEEDIKQTDDNINQTCELNLLKRNQQCIVTRISEKIKETDFVTENLISLTQNITENVEVQMESIEKVVNEVNNYSALAEEVFASTENSRQIAEKTMSIAKEGNKAVDNSIQAMSDIEMSVKVVKEVVNDLSLKAKHINEMLIIIKDIADNTNLLSLNASIEAARAGEAGKGFAVVAQEVKELAQRSSESAEQISSTINEINFSIDKTIDAMDKSMGKVQEGNEIANNTKEVFNNIISAVGTTSNVAEEINTAVSKQTESLEGIISSTEEMNKTSEKVMEMIETTSLNTQYTKTALDVLSNVSKDLQGISTKLLGKIKGEDKNESLIKTFLSGVPVGYDPQFVLDAQTSQILYNVHGGLLLISSTGEITPGIAKSWYVKEDSLTWIFNLRKGAKFHNGREITAEDVKYSYERLLSPSLKSPNAWILEQIEGAEEYLNGSAREVKGIKILDKYRVSIKLKSPYSGFLLGLGHYTCCILPREDIEKGKFTGCGPYIIESIENDKCILTSFKDYFGGMAYVDKIIVEFEGRQAADRFINKQCDFITVDNKEQMDELSKAKISNIEYKSIMATYYAGFNLRSKSIFVRDNEIRHAFNLAINKKKIIDEVLGGLGKEARGPIPPDMIDNGYLEDLGYDPTLARKILNKKHELVGNEKFKVLVRDESSESTYNRITQFIINDLKSIGVECILEKVSLDKYLMADSINKVDLFISRWISDTGDVDNFLQPLFNPANVTDFTGYNNSEVTNMMNKAKKVINPHRRIEIYKDLQKIIVKDAPWIFLHHPQIVCAAREGIAGVRISPLSIVRYEDIIMESIK; via the coding sequence ATGTTAGGGTGGAGAAAAAATAAGCGAAAATTGACTGAAGAAGATATTAAACAAACGGACGATAATATAAATCAAACATGTGAATTAAATTTATTAAAGCGTAATCAACAATGCATAGTGACAAGAATAAGTGAAAAAATCAAAGAAACTGATTTTGTGACTGAAAATTTGATATCGTTAACACAAAATATTACTGAAAATGTAGAAGTGCAAATGGAATCTATAGAAAAGGTTGTAAATGAAGTAAATAACTATTCTGCTTTAGCAGAGGAAGTTTTTGCGAGCACTGAAAATTCAAGACAAATAGCAGAAAAAACAATGAGTATAGCTAAAGAAGGTAATAAAGCAGTAGATAACTCTATACAAGCTATGAGTGATATTGAGATGTCAGTTAAAGTTGTTAAAGAAGTTGTAAATGATTTAAGCTTAAAGGCAAAGCATATAAATGAGATGCTTATAATTATAAAAGATATAGCTGATAATACAAATTTATTATCTTTAAATGCATCTATTGAAGCAGCAAGAGCTGGAGAAGCTGGTAAGGGCTTTGCAGTAGTTGCTCAGGAAGTTAAAGAGCTAGCTCAAAGAAGTTCAGAATCAGCAGAGCAGATCTCAAGTACAATTAATGAAATAAATTTTAGTATAGATAAAACCATAGATGCTATGGATAAAAGTATGGGCAAGGTGCAGGAAGGAAATGAAATTGCCAATAATACTAAAGAAGTATTTAATAATATAATAAGTGCTGTTGGTACTACTAGTAATGTAGCAGAAGAAATCAATACTGCGGTTTCGAAACAAACAGAAAGCTTAGAGGGTATTATTAGTTCAACAGAAGAAATGAACAAAACTTCTGAAAAAGTTATGGAAATGATAGAAACGACATCGTTAAATACTCAGTATACAAAAACTGCTTTAGATGTTCTTTCTAATGTGTCAAAAGATCTTCAAGGTATATCAACTAAACTTCTTGGAAAAATTAAAGGAGAAGATAAAAATGAATCGCTAATTAAAACCTTTTTATCTGGAGTTCCAGTAGGATATGATCCACAATTTGTTCTTGATGCACAAACTAGTCAAATTTTATATAATGTTCATGGTGGATTATTATTGATTAGTTCAACAGGTGAGATTACTCCAGGAATTGCTAAGAGTTGGTATGTTAAAGAGGATAGTTTAACGTGGATATTCAATTTAAGAAAAGGTGCTAAGTTTCACAATGGAAGAGAAATAACTGCGGAAGATGTAAAGTATTCTTATGAGAGATTATTAAGTCCTTCTTTGAAATCTCCTAATGCTTGGATTTTAGAACAAATTGAGGGTGCCGAAGAATACTTGAATGGATCGGCTAGAGAAGTAAAGGGAATAAAAATACTTGATAAATACAGAGTTTCTATTAAACTTAAAAGTCCATATAGTGGATTTTTACTTGGTTTGGGTCATTACACTTGTTGTATATTGCCTAGAGAAGACATCGAAAAAGGAAAGTTTACAGGTTGTGGGCCATACATTATAGAAAGTATAGAAAATGATAAATGTATATTAACTTCATTTAAAGATTATTTTGGTGGGATGGCATATGTAGATAAAATTATTGTAGAATTTGAAGGTAGGCAAGCTGCTGATAGATTTATTAATAAACAGTGTGATTTTATAACAGTAGATAATAAAGAACAAATGGATGAATTATCAAAGGCTAAAATTTCAAATATAGAATATAAAAGTATTATGGCAACTTATTATGCAGGATTCAATTTAAGATCTAAATCTATTTTTGTAAGAGACAATGAAATTAGACATGCTTTCAATTTAGCAATTAATAAAAAGAAAATTATTGACGAAGTTTTAGGTGGACTTGGAAAAGAAGCTAGGGGGCCTATACCTCCAGATATGATTGATAATGGATATTTAGAAGATTTAGGATATGATCCTACGTTGGCAAGGAAAATTTTAAATAAAAAGCACGAACTAGTAGGAAATGAAAAATTTAAAGTCCTAGTCAGAGATGAAAGTAGTGAATCTACTTATAATAGAATAACACAATTTATTATAAATGATTTAAAAAGTATAGGAGTTGAGTGCATTCTAGAAAAGGTAAGTTTAGATAAATATCTAATGGCTGATTCAATTAATAAAGTTGATTTATTTATAAGTAGATGGATTTCAGATACTGGAGATGTTGATAATTTCCTTCAACCATTATTTAATCCAGCAAATGTTACGGATTTTACTGGGTATAATAACTCTGAAGTAACAAATATGATGAATAAAGCTAAAAAAGTAATAAATCCTCATAGAAGAATAGAAATATATAAAGATTTGCAGAAAATAATAGTAAAGGATGCTCCATGGATATTTTTACATCATCCTCAAATTGTTTGCGCTGCAAGGGAAGGTATTGCAGGAGTAAGAATTAGTCCTCTTTCAATAGTTAGATATGAAGATATAATTATGGAAAGCATTAAATAG
- a CDS encoding methyl-accepting chemotaxis protein, translating to MINIKCEEVLKLISQIETEIISSGIMFLFIKNRTIKWKVASQRFDMAIFKEGGTVSETAIAVRAMNEGKILNEKIPREKYGQRLITVAIPLIDDSGTPAGAFSIVLPRLHPVASSFPNFAPIVAELFPEGAFLYISDLNKIAFVQGSKKFTLPNMYVGYELKETDIAYQTIHSGKAQVREIDSERYGVPVYVANHPLYDEDTGKNIVATLGVVVPKSASSKLKGIAGNLSTSLNGIAATVEQLAASATNIHENGQNLYNHISSVSEVLEKINTISEFISSVANQSNMLGLNASIEAARAGEIGRGFSVVANEIRQLSIQSKETVPQIKILTEEIKNKINEIDKESSESLAASEEQASATEEISASVEELSAMANELENIAKDL from the coding sequence ATGATTAACATTAAATGCGAAGAAGTTTTAAAATTAATTTCCCAAATAGAAACGGAAATAATTTCTTCTGGAATAATGTTCCTATTTATTAAAAATCGCACAATTAAATGGAAAGTGGCTTCTCAAAGGTTTGATATGGCTATCTTTAAAGAAGGTGGCACTGTATCTGAAACTGCCATTGCTGTAAGAGCAATGAATGAAGGAAAAATTTTGAATGAAAAAATACCGAGAGAAAAATATGGACAAAGATTGATTACTGTTGCAATACCACTTATCGATGACTCAGGTACACCAGCAGGTGCATTTTCTATTGTACTACCAAGACTCCATCCTGTTGCTAGTAGCTTTCCCAACTTTGCACCTATAGTTGCAGAACTATTTCCAGAAGGAGCATTCCTATATATATCTGATTTAAATAAAATAGCATTTGTTCAAGGCTCTAAAAAGTTTACTTTACCTAATATGTATGTAGGTTATGAATTAAAGGAAACAGATATCGCATATCAAACTATTCACTCTGGAAAAGCTCAAGTAAGAGAAATAGATTCAGAACGTTATGGTGTTCCCGTTTATGTAGCAAATCATCCATTATATGATGAAGATACAGGTAAAAATATAGTAGCAACCCTTGGTGTTGTAGTTCCTAAAAGTGCTTCCAGCAAGTTGAAAGGCATTGCCGGAAATTTATCAACGAGCTTAAATGGCATAGCTGCGACTGTTGAGCAGTTGGCTGCCAGTGCAACAAATATACATGAAAATGGACAAAATTTATACAATCATATAAGTTCTGTTAGTGAAGTTTTAGAAAAAATAAATACTATCTCTGAATTTATTTCCTCAGTAGCCAACCAATCAAATATGCTTGGACTTAATGCTTCAATAGAAGCCGCACGTGCTGGAGAAATCGGACGAGGTTTTTCAGTTGTAGCTAATGAAATCAGACAACTATCCATCCAATCAAAAGAAACTGTACCTCAAATTAAAATATTAACTGAAGAGATAAAAAATAAAATAAATGAAATTGATAAAGAAAGTAGTGAATCCTTAGCAGCAAGTGAAGAACAAGCTTCTGCTACAGAAGAAATTTCTGCTAGTGTTGAAGAATTATCAGCCATGGCAAATGAATTAGAGAATATTGCGAAAGACTTATAA
- a CDS encoding protein adenylyltransferase SelO yields MTETKMAAKSGWNLDNSYEQLPQSFFTRLNPKSVSSPKLIIFNHPLSKFLGLNFEKLKNNDVADIFAGNEIPEGAVPIAQAYAGHQFGHFTMLGDGRALLLGEQITPKGQRFDIQLKGSGRTPYSRGGDGRAALGPMLREYIISEAMHGLNIPTTRSLAVVTTGEIVFREKEEIGAILTRVAASHLRVGTFQYVSNWCSVEELRVLADYALKRHFPGIHNDQDGYLSMLKEIIRRQASLIAKWQLVGFIHGVMNTDNMTISGETIDYGPCAFMDIYNPETVFSSIDVYGRYSYGNQPNIAAWNLSRLAEALLPLISDNEKIAVKLAKDVISKFDDLYHNNWITGMRKKLGIFNIEIEDEALIGRLLSIMEKYGADYTNTFRALTLNKFDDMIIFDTEEFVKWHEMWQARLDRQKEPREFSYELMKSSNPAIIPRNYRVEDALEAVINGDYSVMEKLNDVLSSPFEYSVDQDEYAKLPKKRNCAYRTFCGT; encoded by the coding sequence ATAACAGAGACGAAAATGGCAGCAAAATCAGGATGGAATTTAGACAATAGTTATGAACAATTGCCACAATCATTTTTTACAAGACTTAATCCAAAATCTGTATCTTCACCAAAGTTAATCATTTTCAATCATCCACTTTCAAAGTTTTTGGGACTTAACTTTGAAAAATTAAAAAATAATGATGTTGCAGATATATTTGCTGGAAATGAAATTCCTGAAGGCGCTGTCCCTATTGCTCAAGCTTATGCAGGGCATCAATTTGGACATTTTACAATGCTTGGAGATGGCCGGGCCTTGCTGCTTGGTGAACAAATTACTCCAAAAGGACAACGATTTGATATTCAGCTTAAAGGTTCAGGTAGAACACCATATTCTCGTGGAGGAGATGGAAGAGCAGCACTTGGACCTATGCTTAGAGAATATATTATAAGTGAAGCAATGCATGGACTTAATATTCCCACGACCCGAAGTTTAGCAGTAGTTACAACTGGTGAAATAGTATTTCGTGAAAAAGAAGAAATTGGTGCAATCCTAACACGTGTAGCTGCTAGTCACTTGCGCGTAGGTACTTTTCAATATGTTTCAAACTGGTGTAGTGTAGAAGAGCTTAGAGTACTAGCTGATTATGCATTAAAAAGACATTTTCCAGGTATTCACAATGATCAAGATGGCTATCTTTCTATGCTCAAGGAAATAATTAGACGTCAAGCTTCATTAATTGCTAAATGGCAGTTAGTTGGCTTTATTCATGGAGTTATGAATACAGATAATATGACTATTAGTGGAGAAACCATTGATTATGGGCCTTGTGCCTTTATGGATATCTATAATCCAGAAACAGTATTTAGTTCCATTGACGTTTATGGAAGGTATTCCTATGGTAATCAGCCTAATATTGCTGCGTGGAATTTATCTAGATTAGCTGAAGCATTACTTCCACTTATCAGTGATAATGAGAAGATAGCTGTAAAATTAGCAAAGGATGTTATTTCAAAATTTGATGATTTATATCATAATAATTGGATAACTGGAATGAGGAAAAAACTTGGAATATTTAATATAGAAATAGAGGATGAAGCTCTTATTGGAAGACTACTTAGTATAATGGAGAAATATGGTGCAGATTATACAAATACATTTCGTGCATTAACTCTTAATAAATTTGATGATATGATAATATTTGATACTGAAGAATTTGTTAAGTGGCATGAAATGTGGCAGGCAAGGTTGGATAGACAAAAAGAGCCAAGAGAATTCTCGTATGAGTTAATGAAAAGCAGTAATCCTGCAATAATTCCACGAAATTATAGAGTAGAAGATGCACTGGAAGCTGTAATAAATGGAGATTATAGTGTAATGGAAAAGCTCAATGATGTTCTTTCAAGTCCATTTGAATACTCTGTAGATCAGGATGAGTATGCTAAGCTTCCTAAGAAAAGAAATTGTGCTTATAGAACTTTTTGTGGAACTTGA
- a CDS encoding GNAT family N-acetyltransferase, translating into MKNMAFVVRRATFEDITQIKEVSKEAFKMYAERAGITELVSQLNESYESLEKEINNKVMLVGIVDGALVGSVRVEIKSDKTAYLSRFAVKEDFQNRGIGKILMNAVDTEMKEAGVTNLYLHTASRMLSLVRFYYGRGFYIESTSKDRGYIRALLCKEYSNESIEDTITAGYDHIAAG; encoded by the coding sequence ATGAAAAATATGGCCTTTGTAGTTAGAAGAGCTACTTTTGAGGATATTACTCAAATAAAAGAGGTGTCTAAGGAAGCTTTTAAAATGTATGCAGAAAGGGCTGGTATAACAGAACTTGTTAGTCAGCTTAATGAAAGTTATGAGAGCTTAGAAAAAGAAATAAACAATAAGGTTATGCTTGTAGGAATTGTGGATGGAGCTCTTGTTGGAAGTGTAAGAGTTGAAATAAAGTCAGATAAAACTGCTTATCTAAGTAGATTTGCTGTTAAAGAAGACTTTCAAAATAGAGGTATAGGTAAAATTTTGATGAATGCAGTAGATACTGAAATGAAGGAAGCAGGAGTCACAAATTTATATCTTCATACTGCTTCAAGAATGCTATCACTTGTTAGATTTTATTATGGTAGAGGATTTTATATTGAATCAACAAGCAAGGACAGAGGATATATTAGAGCATTATTATGCAAGGAATATAGTAATGAATCTATTGAAGACACAATAACTGCTGGATATGACCACATTGCTGCAGGTTAA